In one window of Campylobacter hepaticus DNA:
- a CDS encoding ABC transporter permease subunit: MDSLSELGILLKIILPLSTPALISFGIFSIVAHWNDYFWPLIAISSPQYFTPTLGVISFKNNEAGTDYGALMAASTIIVTPLIISFLIVQKKFIQGIVNTGMK; the protein is encoded by the coding sequence ATGGACAGTTTAAGTGAATTAGGCATACTTTTAAAAATCATATTGCCCTTAAGTACGCCTGCTTTAATTTCCTTTGGAATTTTTTCTATAGTTGCGCATTGGAATGATTATTTTTGGCCTTTAATTGCTATAAGCTCTCCACAATATTTCACCCCAACTCTTGGAGTAATTTCTTTTAAAAATAACGAAGCGGGGACAGATTATGGTGCTTTAATGGCTGCATCAACAATAATAGTAACTCCTTTAATAATAAGTTTTTTAATCGTGCAAAAGAAATTTATACAAGGTATTGTAAATACGGGCATGAAATAA
- a CDS encoding carbohydrate ABC transporter permease — protein MIIESSNSAKSFYRAIFFLLVMASLIAMSIVWEYILHPNIGIFNKFLALFGIDAINWLSNKDTVLYTLAFIGVWQQLGYNMILFIAGLINIPTSVYEAAKLDGLNSVQILFKITLPLLMPVLFFVLIISSIKAFQVFDTVQILTHGGPNHSSEVLLFTIYQEAFIFFRTNYASAISVIFLFFVLVLTLIKIRFLDKKD, from the coding sequence TTGATTATAGAATCTAGCAATAGTGCAAAATCATTTTATAGGGCTATATTTTTTTTACTTGTCATGGCAAGTTTAATAGCTATGAGTATAGTTTGGGAATACATTTTACATCCAAATATAGGAATTTTTAATAAATTCCTTGCTTTATTTGGAATTGATGCGATCAATTGGCTCTCAAACAAGGATACTGTTTTATATACACTTGCTTTTATTGGTGTGTGGCAACAACTAGGTTATAATATGATTTTATTTATAGCCGGGCTAATAAACATACCTACTTCAGTTTATGAAGCTGCAAAACTTGATGGCTTAAACTCGGTTCAAATTTTATTTAAAATCACTTTACCTCTACTTATGCCGGTTTTATTTTTTGTTTTAATTATAAGCTCTATAAAAGCTTTTCAAGTTTTTGATACCGTACAAATTTTAACGCATGGGGGACCAAATCACTCCAGTGAAGTTTTGTTATTTACCATTTATCAAGAAGCTTTTATATTTTTTAGAACAAATTATGCTAGTGCTATTTCTGTAATATTTTTATTTTTTGTTTTAGTTTTAACTCTGATTAAAATTAGATTTTTAGACAAAAAGGATTAA
- a CDS encoding ABC transporter ATP-binding protein, with protein MLKIKNLNKKFGNHEILKNINLNIKEGEFLTLVGESGSGKSTLLRIIAGLEEPSKGEILNLNNQDISKQSPKDRNFSMVFQNYALYPHLSVKENLAMPIKARAKLMHKLPFASLYVKSYKNFKMHLEEKIEHVAKKLKISHILDKKPKQLSGGQCQRVALGRAIIRKPSIFLMDEPLSNLDAKLRIHTRAELSAIHKELNKTFIYVTHDQSEAMTMSDRIAFLVDGELLQVGSPDEMYNNPNHLKVAQFIGTPTINTLSIELKSFGFSLSKKYKTKILAIRAENCFIDPYSKIQAKIYNIENMGNEYLIYTKLLENDNDFILSVSTQEGKKLEINCIININFDYQKSFIFDEEGKRMDIKPYILSFAA; from the coding sequence ATGTTAAAAATTAAAAATCTTAATAAAAAATTTGGAAATCATGAAATCTTAAAAAACATCAATCTAAATATCAAAGAAGGTGAATTTTTAACCCTAGTTGGAGAAAGTGGAAGCGGTAAATCAACTCTTCTTAGAATTATAGCAGGTCTTGAAGAACCAAGCAAGGGGGAAATTTTAAATCTTAACAATCAAGATATAAGCAAACAAAGTCCAAAAGATAGAAATTTTTCCATGGTTTTTCAAAACTATGCCCTATATCCGCATTTAAGCGTAAAAGAAAATCTTGCCATGCCTATAAAAGCTAGGGCTAAATTGATGCATAAACTTCCTTTTGCATCTTTATATGTTAAATCTTATAAAAATTTCAAAATGCATTTAGAAGAAAAAATTGAACACGTGGCAAAAAAACTCAAAATCTCACATATTTTAGATAAAAAACCCAAACAGCTTTCTGGAGGGCAATGTCAAAGAGTTGCTTTAGGTAGGGCTATTATAAGAAAACCGAGCATATTTTTAATGGATGAACCTTTATCTAATCTAGATGCTAAATTACGCATACACACAAGAGCTGAACTTAGTGCTATACACAAGGAATTAAATAAAACTTTTATATATGTTACCCACGATCAAAGTGAAGCTATGACTATGAGTGATAGAATAGCTTTTTTAGTAGATGGTGAACTTTTGCAAGTTGGAAGTCCTGATGAAATGTATAATAATCCCAATCATTTAAAAGTCGCTCAATTTATAGGGACACCTACAATTAATACCTTATCTATTGAACTAAAAAGCTTTGGTTTTTCTTTAAGTAAAAAATATAAAACAAAAATTTTAGCTATAAGGGCTGAAAATTGTTTTATAGATCCTTATTCTAAAATTCAAGCTAAGATTTATAATATTGAAAATATGGGAAATGAATATTTAATTTATACCAAACTTCTAGAAAATGATAATGACTTTATTTTAAGTGTAAGTACACAAGAAGGCAAAAAACTTGAAATAAATTGTATTATAAATATTAATTTTGATTATCAAAAATCATTTATATTTGATGAAGAAGGCAAAAGAATGGATATTAAGCCTTATATTTTAAGTTTTGCAGCATGA
- a CDS encoding autotransporter outer membrane beta-barrel domain-containing protein, translated as MKKLYLKSSVYNTGGVMASSKKLILSLATISCLSSLALAQIYEGYTHINSHQTNSKTISSGKGQDKSGLIWIEKMANIRVNNSPAINIEKDANIYLFYNQGIIQAQGNYSSIQIGMDNELNNATIKYFYNAGAIGGSKFGLALYDKFPKQATIHLFTNEGVLQGNEAGILIRINIDTFNNEQYIYASTNNGIWIAPNVNINHFNNQGLIFGQQRGLVINQANIDTFNNKGIIGGENNSGINFKDKTNINTFTNEGLIFHNSQSSNSNENYGIYFQGENNGKIQLDSFKNSGIIYASNGDGILFEGKDTQIGNFINTGIIVGNHSNSSNNASVLIGRPDKNHGNTTIDLFLNEGLIGSNMAKYGVKFDSGNDSNGGNNNRHKATVKHFINTATIQAKDTALHLSNTTITDFLNMDTIKAENGKAIETLKQTRITNFINAGTIKSESSSQEAIKFAHSIIDNILNTGNIEGKKQAIIFNGSNVKNFINSGTIKSTNNDQSNAIEVNGNRTINNFINSGTIYGNDTIRFNKTAKINYVYNTSIIYGGNTSVHVYGGNIDHFVNKGIIANDKTVNYGAAIKLENGGTIKHITNTGLIASKKAGISVTYGKFGTITLEEGSIVYGEHFGVCIAQWQNLDELIIVGSSQIASGIYSNHYGIFLGTGSQASKIELKNQAVVQAKQNAIKLENQANLSGLNIDNSTIKSGQEAILNAKGKIADINVNNGALIQSYSNTAISNLGTIDKITISGTNTKIIGDIQNKGTITSGITIQNDAQIQGQLVNEGTIKADANGKSRKRRSLDESQQSDEESKAAILIKESGQITSTSGKAGIINKDKGKIEGNIISKSSNTISLDNQNGATISGGITNSGSGTLMLNNFGSIGTNTDGYNISNEGSGSVNITSWTIRTGSNNKLQTLTVGGKSANSVMVGNLIVDQGNLNMDELNDIKNLVKGVSLNNIKKIKTNGGGEMILNYDALSGKISTDFNLNASIIGASFRSLNASSIKRNAFVDGLMNNMNLSLTFNPNHFNLNTNLTFNEDNLYASINDYIQSDIQTYTHDNIKEHALVILPYFSSQSVELSLNEKSKGHIKGNILAYSTLKESGTYSFYAGYEDTKMNSYYFDVKNRTYYTGIKYFNTLFYTDNNQEVYIKAQAKAAFIKNEFLKKIANNEASANPNAYTYGGGIDLGMNFILGSHMLTPQIGLGYEGSYMQAYSIKDIKGRASVQKGERIYKNINNLFSTKASFAYFKDWLPYLKTSIELGAKLYMNTTIHTKARFGTIKVEDEINLARIQRFANASLILPLNQSFIMSMNYNAQNSKDATTHTAYAQFSYLW; from the coding sequence ATGAAAAAATTATATTTAAAGTCTAGTGTATACAACACGGGGGGGGTAATGGCTTCTTCCAAAAAACTTATTTTATCTTTAGCTACTATTTCTTGTTTAAGCTCTTTAGCCCTAGCTCAAATTTATGAAGGTTACACTCATATTAATTCTCATCAAACAAATTCAAAAACCATAAGTTCTGGTAAAGGTCAAGACAAATCTGGTCTTATTTGGATAGAAAAAATGGCCAATATAAGAGTTAATAACTCACCAGCTATAAATATTGAAAAAGATGCTAATATTTACCTTTTTTATAATCAAGGAATCATTCAAGCTCAAGGAAATTATTCTAGTATACAAATAGGAATGGATAATGAATTAAATAATGCCACAATAAAGTACTTTTATAATGCAGGAGCTATAGGAGGAAGTAAATTTGGTCTTGCTCTTTATGATAAATTCCCAAAACAAGCTACAATACATCTTTTTACTAATGAAGGTGTATTACAAGGAAATGAAGCAGGAATATTGATTAGAATTAATATAGATACTTTTAATAATGAACAATATATTTATGCTTCTACCAATAACGGTATATGGATAGCACCTAATGTAAATATTAATCATTTTAATAATCAAGGTCTCATATTTGGACAACAAAGAGGTTTAGTTATTAATCAAGCTAATATAGATACTTTTAATAATAAAGGCATTATAGGAGGTGAAAATAATTCAGGTATTAATTTTAAAGATAAAACTAATATAAATACTTTCACCAATGAAGGTCTTATATTTCATAATTCACAATCATCAAATTCAAATGAAAATTATGGAATCTATTTTCAAGGAGAAAATAATGGAAAGATACAATTAGATTCTTTTAAAAACTCAGGTATTATATATGCTTCAAATGGTGATGGTATTTTATTTGAAGGCAAAGATACACAAATAGGAAACTTCATTAATACAGGTATTATTGTAGGTAATCATAGTAATAGTTCTAATAATGCTAGTGTACTTATAGGAAGACCTGATAAAAACCATGGTAATACTACTATAGATCTTTTTTTAAATGAGGGTCTAATAGGAAGTAATATGGCTAAGTATGGGGTTAAGTTTGATAGTGGTAATGATAGCAATGGTGGCAATAACAATCGTCACAAAGCTACAGTCAAACATTTTATCAATACTGCTACCATACAAGCTAAAGACACTGCATTGCATTTAAGTAATACTACTATTACTGATTTCTTAAATATGGATACTATTAAAGCTGAAAATGGCAAAGCCATAGAAACTTTAAAACAAACAAGAATTACTAATTTTATTAATGCTGGGACTATAAAAAGTGAGAGTTCAAGTCAAGAAGCTATTAAGTTTGCACATTCAATTATTGATAATATTCTTAATACAGGAAATATAGAAGGTAAAAAACAAGCTATTATTTTTAATGGTTCAAATGTTAAAAACTTTATCAATAGTGGGACTATTAAGAGTACTAATAACGATCAAAGTAATGCTATAGAAGTAAATGGTAATAGAACTATTAACAATTTCATTAATAGTGGGACTATTTATGGTAATGATACTATTAGATTTAACAAAACAGCAAAAATTAATTATGTTTATAATACAAGTATTATATATGGTGGCAACACAAGTGTACATGTATATGGTGGCAATATTGATCATTTTGTCAATAAAGGCATCATTGCCAATGATAAAACTGTAAATTACGGTGCTGCTATAAAATTAGAAAATGGTGGAACCATAAAACATATAACCAATACAGGTCTTATAGCCTCCAAAAAAGCTGGCATCTCTGTAACTTATGGTAAGTTTGGTACCATTACTTTAGAAGAAGGTAGTATAGTTTATGGAGAACATTTTGGTGTTTGCATAGCACAGTGGCAAAATTTAGATGAACTTATTATAGTTGGAAGCTCTCAAATAGCTAGTGGAATTTATAGTAATCATTATGGAATTTTTTTAGGCACAGGATCTCAAGCTTCTAAAATAGAACTAAAAAATCAAGCTGTAGTTCAAGCAAAACAAAATGCGATTAAATTAGAAAATCAAGCTAATTTAAGCGGACTTAACATTGATAACTCAACAATAAAATCAGGACAAGAAGCTATTTTAAACGCAAAAGGTAAAATAGCAGATATAAATGTAAATAATGGAGCATTAATTCAATCATATTCTAATACAGCTATAAGTAATTTAGGAACTATCGATAAAATAACCATAAGTGGAACAAATACCAAAATTATAGGTGATATTCAAAACAAAGGCACTATAACATCTGGCATAACAATACAAAATGACGCTCAAATACAAGGACAATTAGTCAACGAAGGCACCATAAAAGCTGATGCTAATGGTAAAAGCAGAAAACGCCGCTCCCTTGATGAAAGCCAACAAAGTGATGAAGAAAGCAAAGCAGCTATTCTTATAAAAGAATCAGGACAAATCACTTCAACTAGTGGTAAAGCTGGCATAATAAACAAAGATAAAGGAAAAATAGAAGGTAATATCATAAGCAAAAGTTCAAATACCATTAGCCTAGATAATCAAAATGGTGCCACCATAAGTGGAGGTATAACAAACTCTGGCTCAGGCACCCTAATGCTTAATAACTTTGGCTCTATAGGAACAAATACTGATGGCTATAACATAAGCAATGAAGGAAGTGGTAGTGTTAATATCACTTCTTGGACTATACGTACAGGAAGTAATAATAAACTCCAAACCCTTACAGTAGGAGGAAAAAGTGCTAATTCTGTTATGGTTGGAAACCTTATAGTTGATCAAGGTAATCTTAATATGGATGAACTTAATGATATTAAAAATCTTGTTAAGGGAGTAAGTTTAAATAATATAAAAAAAATAAAAACTAATGGTGGTGGAGAAATGATATTAAACTATGATGCTTTAAGTGGAAAAATCTCTACAGACTTTAATCTTAATGCTTCTATTATAGGAGCAAGCTTTAGATCTTTAAATGCTTCTAGCATTAAAAGAAATGCTTTTGTAGATGGCTTAATGAATAATATGAATTTAAGTTTAACTTTTAATCCTAATCATTTTAATCTTAATACTAATCTTACTTTTAATGAAGATAATTTATATGCTAGTATTAATGATTATATACAAAGTGATATACAAACTTATACTCATGATAATATTAAAGAACATGCCTTAGTTATACTACCTTATTTTTCTTCTCAAAGTGTAGAACTTTCTTTAAATGAAAAAAGTAAAGGACATATTAAAGGTAATATACTTGCTTATTCTACCTTAAAAGAAAGTGGAACTTATAGTTTTTATGCAGGTTATGAAGATACTAAGATGAACTCTTATTATTTTGATGTAAAAAACCGTACTTATTATACAGGTATAAAATATTTTAATACCTTATTTTATACAGACAATAATCAAGAAGTCTATATTAAAGCTCAAGCTAAAGCAGCTTTTATTAAAAATGAGTTCTTAAAGAAAATAGCCAATAATGAAGCTAGTGCTAATCCTAATGCTTATACTTATGGAGGAGGTATAGATTTAGGAATGAATTTTATCTTAGGATCTCATATGCTTACTCCTCAAATAGGTTTAGGTTATGAAGGATCTTATATGCAAGCTTATAGTATAAAAGATATTAAAGGTAGGGCTAGTGTACAAAAAGGAGAAAGAATATATAAAAATATCAATAATCTTTTTTCTACTAAGGCTAGCTTTGCTTATTTTAAAGACTGGTTACCTTATTTAAAGACTTCTATAGAATTAGGAGCTAAACTTTATATGAATACTACTATACATACTAAAGCACGCTTTGGTACTATTAAAGTAGAAGATGAAATAAACTTAGCAAGAATACAAAGATTTGCAAATGCTTCTTTAATACTGCCTTTAAATCAAAGCTTTATTATGAGTATGAATTATAATGCTCAAAATAGTAAAGATGCTACTACTCATACTGCTTATGCTCAATTTAGTTATTTGTGGTAA
- a CDS encoding RNA degradosome polyphosphate kinase has product MQTSPDMFINRELSWLRFNSRVLDQCCKDLPLLEKLKFIAIYCTNLDEFYMIRVAGLKQLFSAGVNASNSDEMTPLQQLKAIRKYLHEEKTLVEYFFNKITNQLEKENLFIKHYEKLDCNLKRKCDEYFFSNIFSVIVPIAVDATHPFPHLNNLSFSLAVKICDKAHPELVKFGMVRIPRVLPRFYEVNPNTYVPIESIVHQHAEEIFPGYKLLASAAFRVTRNADMVIEEEEADDFMMILEQGLKLRRKGAFVRLEIQQNADEQIVEFLNTHMKIFHKDVYEYSILLNLAGLWQIVNNKSFTHLLNPLYTPKTLPPFDKNLSIFDAVEKEDILIIQPFESFDPVYKFIKEASKDPEVISIRMTLYRVEKNSNIVQALIDAASDGKQVTVMVELKARFDEENNLHWAKALENAGAHVIYGITGFKVHAKVSQVIRKQGDKLKFYMHLSTGNYNASSAKIYTDISYFTSKSEFAKDTTSFFHILSSFSKNRRLQTLCMSPNQIKEKVLEMIHIETSKKNEGVIIAKMNSLVDSDIIQALYKASMQGVQIDLIIRGICCLKPDEKYSKNIRVRSIIGKYLEHARVFYFKHTTPNYFISSADWMPRNLERRLELMTPIYDERSKAKLAQFLRLQLSDNVLAYELKNNAQYKKIPLLDKSINSQKILEEYVSQIYKTLKKDTDQSRATHLASKLFKEN; this is encoded by the coding sequence ATGCAAACAAGTCCTGATATGTTTATAAATCGTGAACTTTCGTGGCTTCGCTTTAATTCTCGTGTTTTAGACCAATGTTGTAAAGATTTACCTTTATTAGAGAAACTTAAATTTATAGCTATATATTGTACTAATTTAGATGAATTTTACATGATACGTGTGGCTGGCTTAAAACAACTTTTTTCAGCTGGAGTTAATGCAAGCAATAGTGATGAAATGACTCCTTTACAACAATTAAAAGCTATAAGAAAATATTTGCATGAAGAAAAAACATTAGTGGAGTATTTTTTCAATAAAATCACAAATCAATTAGAAAAAGAAAATCTTTTTATCAAACATTATGAAAAACTAGATTGCAATTTAAAACGCAAATGCGATGAGTATTTTTTTTCCAATATCTTTTCAGTCATAGTTCCAATAGCTGTTGATGCAACTCATCCTTTTCCACATTTAAACAATCTTTCTTTTTCTTTAGCAGTAAAAATTTGTGATAAAGCCCATCCTGAACTTGTTAAATTTGGTATGGTTAGAATACCAAGGGTTTTGCCACGATTTTATGAGGTTAATCCTAATACTTATGTACCTATAGAAAGTATAGTTCATCAACATGCAGAAGAAATTTTTCCTGGTTATAAACTTCTTGCTTCAGCTGCTTTTAGAGTAACTAGAAATGCTGATATGGTTATAGAAGAAGAGGAAGCAGATGATTTTATGATGATTTTAGAGCAAGGTTTAAAACTTCGTAGAAAAGGAGCTTTTGTAAGATTAGAAATCCAACAAAACGCAGATGAACAAATCGTAGAATTTCTTAATACTCACATGAAAATTTTTCATAAAGATGTTTATGAGTACTCTATTTTACTTAATCTTGCTGGTCTTTGGCAAATCGTAAATAACAAAAGCTTTACTCATCTTTTAAATCCTCTTTATACACCTAAAACTCTACCTCCTTTTGATAAAAATTTATCTATTTTTGATGCAGTAGAAAAAGAAGATATACTCATTATACAGCCTTTTGAAAGTTTTGATCCTGTTTATAAATTCATAAAAGAAGCAAGCAAAGATCCTGAAGTTATTTCTATAAGGATGACACTTTATAGGGTAGAAAAAAACTCTAATATAGTCCAAGCACTAATTGATGCAGCAAGCGATGGAAAACAAGTTACTGTTATGGTAGAGTTAAAAGCACGTTTTGATGAAGAAAACAATCTTCACTGGGCAAAAGCTTTAGAAAATGCTGGGGCACATGTGATTTATGGTATTACAGGTTTTAAAGTTCACGCTAAAGTTTCTCAAGTTATACGCAAACAAGGGGATAAACTTAAATTTTATATGCATTTAAGTACAGGAAATTACAATGCAAGCAGTGCTAAAATTTATACTGATATAAGTTATTTTACAAGTAAAAGCGAATTTGCAAAAGATACAACAAGTTTCTTTCATATATTATCTAGTTTTAGTAAAAACCGACGTCTTCAAACCCTTTGTATGAGTCCAAATCAAATCAAAGAAAAAGTTTTAGAAATGATACATATTGAAACAAGTAAGAAAAATGAAGGTGTAATTATTGCTAAAATGAATTCTTTAGTAGATAGTGATATCATACAAGCTCTTTATAAAGCAAGTATGCAAGGAGTGCAAATTGATCTTATTATACGTGGAATTTGTTGTTTAAAACCTGATGAAAAATACAGTAAAAATATACGTGTTAGAAGTATTATAGGAAAATACTTAGAACATGCTAGAGTGTTTTATTTTAAACATACTACGCCAAATTATTTTATTTCAAGTGCAGACTGGATGCCAAGAAACTTAGAACGCCGTTTAGAATTAATGACGCCTATATATGATGAAAGAAGTAAGGCTAAATTAGCACAATTTTTACGTTTACAACTTAGTGATAATGTTTTAGCTTACGAACTTAAAAACAATGCACAATACAAAAAAATACCTCTTTTAGATAAAAGTATCAATTCTCAAAAAATTCTAGAAGAATACGTAAGCCAAATTTACAAAACTTTAAAAAAAGATACAGATCAAAGTCGTGCAACACATTTAGCTTCTAAGCTTTTTAAGGAAAATTAA
- a CDS encoding ammonia-forming cytochrome c nitrite reductase subunit c552, translated as MKKNILRLGIVMVFLFIGALVWLNHDISLKKQDQINKNILQASADFSLLSDDNPSFEEWGKVFPDHLKMYLENKEEQAQATEFGGNLSYSKLIRFPQLSLFWAGYAFSIDFNEERRHFYSFIDQMDTARNHKDFLNSHGVTFQAQPAACMNCHSGWAPWLIKNIAKGDFVAFNSTNYWTMVKNIHDLKDETKNSLIHAQAHGGKKMGITCADCHNSGDMGLRISRVAAINALLARGYEKDPIYGIKASREEMRTLVCSQCHVEYYFKPTQEQVNVMGESIMDDSSKKWWDGTYKTYDEHEFWRDANKAKQIQTKGIILTFPWNERKKDKPFRIEMLDDYYDKIYDIFSADFIHKLTKAQIIKIQHPESELYSGSVHAANGVSCADCHMPYIRQGAKKISLHNLSSPLKNINAACKACHQQSEEYLKAQVHDIQKSIAYKQRTAEYALASFIIDIKKLRDELASMEKFQTQGKIDDKKINEELKEILSLHRKSQMRVDFVNAENSTGFHNPRESSRILLQAIDMAKTGQIKLIELANANNIANFKTSHLGFKDMQKLNPGELYYQFDMNGYKAKQRYYIDEKVNIKPPKELLEYDKKLTPYEYKILD; from the coding sequence ATGAAAAAAAATATTTTGCGTTTGGGTATTGTTATGGTATTTTTATTTATAGGGGCACTTGTATGGCTTAATCATGATATTAGTTTAAAAAAACAAGATCAAATAAATAAAAACATTCTTCAAGCAAGTGCTGATTTTTCTTTACTTAGTGATGATAATCCTAGTTTTGAAGAATGGGGAAAAGTCTTTCCAGATCACCTTAAAATGTATTTAGAAAATAAAGAAGAACAAGCTCAAGCTACAGAGTTTGGGGGCAATTTGTCTTATTCAAAACTTATTCGTTTTCCTCAATTAAGTCTGTTTTGGGCAGGCTATGCTTTTAGTATAGATTTTAATGAAGAACGCAGGCATTTTTATAGCTTCATAGATCAAATGGACACAGCAAGAAATCATAAAGATTTTCTAAATTCTCATGGAGTTACTTTTCAAGCTCAACCAGCAGCTTGTATGAATTGTCATAGTGGATGGGCTCCATGGCTTATAAAAAATATTGCTAAGGGTGATTTTGTGGCTTTTAATTCTACTAATTATTGGACCATGGTTAAAAATATCCACGATTTAAAAGATGAAACAAAAAATTCTTTAATACATGCACAAGCTCATGGAGGTAAAAAAATGGGTATAACTTGCGCTGATTGTCACAATAGTGGTGATATGGGTTTAAGGATTAGCCGTGTAGCAGCCATTAATGCTTTGCTTGCTAGAGGCTATGAAAAAGATCCTATTTATGGTATTAAAGCTAGTAGAGAAGAAATGAGAACCTTAGTATGCTCACAATGCCATGTTGAATACTATTTTAAACCAACTCAAGAGCAAGTTAATGTAATGGGAGAAAGCATTATGGATGATAGTTCTAAAAAATGGTGGGATGGTACTTATAAAACTTATGATGAGCATGAATTTTGGAGGGATGCTAATAAAGCTAAACAAATACAAACTAAAGGTATCATTTTAACATTTCCTTGGAATGAACGGAAAAAAGACAAGCCTTTTAGAATAGAAATGCTAGATGATTATTATGATAAAATTTATGATATTTTTAGTGCAGATTTTATCCATAAACTAACAAAGGCTCAAATTATTAAAATTCAACATCCAGAAAGTGAACTTTATAGTGGTAGTGTACATGCTGCTAATGGAGTAAGTTGTGCTGATTGTCATATGCCCTATATTAGACAAGGGGCTAAAAAAATTTCTTTGCATAATCTTAGCTCACCTTTAAAAAACATCAATGCTGCTTGCAAAGCTTGCCATCAACAAAGTGAAGAATACTTAAAAGCGCAAGTACATGATATACAAAAATCAATCGCATATAAACAAAGAACTGCTGAATATGCTTTAGCTAGCTTTATTATAGATATTAAAAAATTGCGTGATGAATTAGCCAGCATGGAAAAATTTCAAACTCAAGGAAAAATTGATGATAAAAAAATCAATGAAGAACTTAAAGAAATTTTATCATTACACCGTAAATCTCAAATGAGAGTAGATTTTGTAAATGCAGAAAATTCAACAGGTTTTCATAATCCGCGTGAATCTTCAAGAATACTTTTACAAGCTATAGATATGGCTAAAACAGGACAAATTAAACTTATAGAACTTGCTAATGCTAATAATATTGCTAATTTTAAAACTTCTCATTTAGGTTTTAAAGACATGCAAAAATTAAATCCTGGAGAGCTTTATTATCAATTTGATATGAATGGATATAAGGCAAAACAACGTTATTATATAGATGAAAAAGTTAACATCAAGCCACCAAAAGAACTTTTAGAATATGATAAAAAGCTTACACCTTATGAGTATAAAATACTAGATTAA